The following proteins are encoded in a genomic region of Desertifilum tharense IPPAS B-1220:
- a CDS encoding ABC transporter ATP-binding protein — translation ASYKTLRESISSKLRGLASTVKTEFHDIENNSKIEDFWALKNISFEIYKGDRVGIIGRNGAGKSTLLKLLSRITEPTTGRISIKGRIASLLEVGTGFHPELTGRENIFLNGAILGMSREEIYRKFDEIVAFAEVERFLDTPVKRYSSGMYVRLAFAVAAHLEPEILVVDEVLAVGDVEFQRKCLGKMGEFSTKGERTVLFVSHSMAAIEQLCNKAILLEQGEIKKEGSTEAVISSYVSKYASVEKRSQFDLLEFKRNYPQLYGHEFSGYPLIAAAFILNTNDQEIGFVKWNEPFKIRLLVRGNQSSESLNIAVTIKDLKGNFVFVSHSTDDQLLVKVDYGAEAEVTCLVNPNILMPGSYTLDIWVGNESWKWLDFLQEVLIFQIPRVATSLSHIDYRPGNIYLPLKWTNES, via the coding sequence GCTTCTTATAAAACTCTTAGGGAGTCTATATCAAGCAAATTGAGAGGACTTGCATCGACAGTAAAAACAGAGTTTCATGATATAGAAAATAATTCTAAAATAGAAGACTTTTGGGCTTTAAAAAATATTTCGTTTGAAATTTATAAAGGCGATCGTGTTGGGATTATTGGACGAAACGGTGCCGGTAAGTCTACTTTACTAAAACTCTTAAGTCGTATTACTGAACCAACAACTGGTCGTATTTCTATCAAAGGTAGAATAGCTAGTTTATTAGAAGTAGGTACAGGTTTTCATCCTGAGCTAACAGGTCGAGAAAATATATTTTTGAATGGTGCTATTTTAGGTATGAGTAGAGAAGAAATATATCGAAAATTTGATGAAATAGTTGCTTTTGCAGAGGTAGAAAGATTTTTAGATACCCCTGTAAAAAGATACTCATCAGGAATGTATGTACGCCTTGCTTTTGCGGTAGCAGCACATCTTGAACCTGAAATTTTAGTAGTTGATGAAGTCTTGGCAGTAGGAGATGTAGAATTTCAAAGAAAATGTTTAGGAAAAATGGGTGAATTTTCTACAAAAGGCGAACGAACTGTTTTATTTGTTAGTCATAGTATGGCGGCGATAGAACAGTTATGCAATAAGGCCATTCTTTTAGAACAAGGTGAGATCAAAAAAGAAGGATCGACTGAAGCAGTTATTAGTAGCTATGTCAGCAAATATGCATCTGTGGAAAAAAGATCTCAATTTGACCTTTTAGAGTTTAAGCGAAATTATCCGCAGCTTTATGGTCATGAATTTAGTGGTTATCCACTAATAGCAGCAGCTTTCATATTAAATACCAACGATCAAGAAATAGGTTTTGTCAAATGGAACGAACCTTTTAAAATTAGGTTATTAGTTCGAGGAAATCAAAGTTCTGAATCTTTAAATATAGCCGTAACTATTAAGGACTTGAAAGGAAACTTTGTTTTTGTTTCTCACAGTACAGATGATCAATTATTGGTAAAGGTGGATTATGGAGCAGAAGCAGAGGTCACTTGCCTTGTGAATCCTAATATTCTGATGCCAGGCAGTTATACACTAGACATTTGGGTGGGAAATGAATCTTGGAAATGGTTAGACTTTCTTCAAGAGGTTCTAATTTTTCAAATTCCTAGAGTTGCTACAAGCCTATCTCATATTGATTATAGACCAGGTAACATTTACCTGCCGCTCAAGTGGACGAATGAGTCTTAG
- the rfbF gene encoding glucose-1-phosphate cytidylyltransferase: MKVVILAGGLGTRLSEETTVKPKPMVEIGGQPMLWHIMNIYAAAGFKEFIVALGYKGEFIKNFFLNYYYLRKDFTISLDNGRVDVHNGTHEDWKIHLVDTGEATDTGGRLKRLSKWIGDEPFMMTYGDGVSNIDVANLVKFHRSHGKLATITAVRPPSRFGGLRFEGDLVAEFMEKPQIGEGWINGGFFVLEPQVLDFIRGDDTIFERDPLEKLAQMEQLVAYRHDNFWQCMDTLRDVRLLESLWQEGKAPWKVW, from the coding sequence ATGAAAGTTGTTATTTTGGCAGGTGGATTAGGAACACGATTATCCGAAGAGACAACAGTCAAGCCTAAGCCAATGGTTGAAATTGGCGGTCAGCCAATGCTTTGGCATATCATGAATATTTATGCAGCAGCAGGCTTTAAAGAATTTATAGTAGCCCTAGGATATAAAGGCGAATTTATCAAAAATTTCTTTTTGAATTACTACTACCTTCGTAAAGATTTTACAATTTCCTTAGATAATGGTCGAGTTGATGTTCATAATGGAACCCATGAAGACTGGAAGATCCATTTAGTAGATACAGGAGAAGCTACAGATACAGGAGGACGCCTCAAGCGCTTGAGTAAATGGATTGGTGATGAGCCTTTCATGATGACCTATGGTGATGGAGTCTCAAATATCGATGTAGCTAATTTGGTTAAGTTTCATCGTTCTCATGGCAAGCTAGCTACAATTACCGCGGTTCGCCCCCCATCTCGCTTTGGAGGGTTGCGGTTTGAGGGAGATTTAGTAGCAGAATTCATGGAAAAACCGCAAATTGGTGAAGGATGGATTAATGGAGGCTTTTTTGTTCTTGAACCTCAAGTTTTAGATTTTATTAGAGGTGATGACACAATTTTTGAGCGCGATCCGCTAGAAAAGCTTGCTCAAATGGAACAGTTGGTTGCATATCGGCATGATAATTTTTGGCAGTGTATGGATACGCTGAGGGATGTACGGTTATTAGAAAGCCTGTGGCAAGAAGGTAAAGCCCCTTGGAAGGTATGGTAA
- a CDS encoding GDP-mannose 4,6-dehydratase has translation MSENFWQSRRVLVTGATGIVGAWLIKDLLARSAYVVALIRDTDPQSELYRSGDIRYVSGVNGALEDFWTLERVINEHEIETVFHLAAQTIVGTAHRFPLQTFEANIRGTYNLLEACRLHSEIVQRVVIASSDKAYGEQENLPYVEEMSLQGKHPYEVSKSCADLIAQAYYYTYDLPVAIARCGNIYGGGDLNWSRIVPATIRSLLQGESPLIRSDGTYVRDYIYVKDVARAYIRLAEGLDAEQVRGEGFNFSMESPMTVMQLVEAIQKVMKCEHITPKILDRAKGEIHDQHLCAAKAQKILGWQPEFSLEQGLRETVEWYDAFLGN, from the coding sequence ATGAGCGAGAATTTTTGGCAAAGTCGTCGGGTTTTAGTAACAGGGGCAACAGGAATTGTTGGAGCCTGGTTAATTAAAGATTTACTAGCACGCAGTGCTTATGTAGTAGCTCTAATCCGTGATACCGATCCGCAATCGGAGTTATATCGTAGTGGTGACATTCGTTATGTTTCAGGAGTCAACGGTGCTTTAGAGGATTTCTGGACTCTAGAACGAGTCATTAACGAGCATGAGATAGAAACGGTTTTTCATTTAGCCGCACAGACAATCGTTGGGACAGCACATCGCTTTCCTCTTCAAACATTTGAGGCAAATATTCGCGGCACCTACAATTTGTTAGAAGCTTGCCGTTTGCATTCTGAGATAGTGCAACGAGTGGTAATTGCTTCGAGTGATAAAGCCTATGGCGAACAGGAAAACTTGCCCTATGTGGAAGAAATGTCCTTGCAAGGCAAGCATCCTTATGAAGTTTCCAAAAGCTGTGCAGATTTAATTGCTCAAGCTTACTACTATACCTATGATTTGCCTGTAGCAATTGCCCGTTGTGGTAATATCTACGGCGGCGGTGACTTGAACTGGAGCAGAATTGTCCCTGCTACAATTCGCTCGCTATTACAAGGAGAGTCTCCTTTAATTCGTAGTGATGGCACTTATGTGCGTGACTATATTTATGTTAAAGATGTTGCGAGAGCTTACATCCGTTTAGCGGAAGGTCTGGATGCTGAACAAGTTCGAGGAGAAGGCTTTAACTTTAGTATGGAGTCGCCTATGACTGTGATGCAGTTGGTCGAAGCCATTCAGAAGGTGATGAAGTGCGAACACATAACCCCTAAAATCCTCGATCGAGCTAAAGGTGAAATTCACGATCAGCACCTTTGTGCCGCTAAAGCTCAAAAAATTTTAGGATGGCAGCCGGAATTTAGTTTAGAGCAAGGTTTGAGAGAAACGGTTGAGTGGTACGATGCTTTCTTGGGAAACTGA